TCGACGCACCCCTCGACGGATGACCGGATCGAGCGGTTGCTCGAACGGGCGCGAACCGCCCGCAGTCGGACTCGAGAACGGTAAGCCGTGGCGGTGTTCGGCTCCTACTGCATGCCGGTCCAGCCGCAATCGACGCACGTGTACGAGCCGTCATCGGCGACGGTGATCTCAAGCAGACGACAGTGAGCGCCACGAGTCTCGCCGTCTGCGACGATCCGTTTCGACGACTGGAATCGTCTCGCTCGAGGTCGGCAGGGACGGATGACAGGTCGGACAGACGCGTCGGATCCGTCTATGGGTCATCGTTTCGGTCCGGGCTCGATGCGTGAGGTGTCGAACTCCCTCGTCGCCACGACGATCACATTCGGCTGTTGTGTGATATGTGCTAACATTCGTATTGAAAAGACTTGCCCATATGAGCTATTACGTGGAGAGCATCCCTCTAACACAGGTATAATAGATTTATAACGGGTTTGTAAACTGTCGGACAGAACTAGTTGACTATCGATCGCTGAATTCGTCCGTCTCTACAGTCGACAGACGATCGTTCGCGATCGACTCTGCAGTGACTTCTGTCCGACAGTATAAGTGACACATAAGCTGATTTAGCACGTATATATGTCTGGATGTCCAGAGTATTTTCGAACGAATTGGAGACGCCGCAAACTATAGTAGCCACTGAAAGTCACTGCACACCTGATCGCATGAAAGCTGTGCGATCAGTGTGTAAATCGTTCCAGCGGCTACTATAATGGCAGCGTGATACTGAACGAAATACTGGCAATCCACAAACGCTTTTGGCTTCACACCTCCTATGTCGACCTATGTACGTGCGGGACGCGAAAAACAGGGAAGAGGTCTGGTTGCTGGATCACATCGAGTCGATGGGACTCGACGAGACGGCGTTTCGCTCCCGTGACTACGTCGTCGCAATCGACGAGGAGTCCGGCGAGAAGGCCGGTTTCGGCCGCATTCGGATTCACAAGACCGACGAGGACTCAGCGAATGTCTGCGAACTGACCAGTATCGGCGTCCTCGAGGGCTGGCGCGGGCAGGGCGTCGGAGCCCACATCATCGAACGGCTCGTGGAGTACGCCAGCGACGAGGGATTCGATACCGTCTACGTCCTGACCAGCGAGGGTGCCTACCTCGCTCAGTTCGGCTTCCAGCGGATCGAGGAGTCCAACCTGCCGGCGGCCCTTCGGGAGCGCCTCGAGGACAAGCGTGAAGGGGTCGATCCCGACGCAGTGCCCTTGGCGATCGATGTCGCGGAGTTCCGAATGCCCGAGGAGCTCCGAGAAGCGTTCAAGCGCGCTCCTGAAGGACGCGACGAGGCAGACGACGAGGAGTCCCCCGAGGACTTCGGCATCGATCCGGACTCGGCGACGTACAAGTACGATACGGGTCGGTAGATGACAGCGATGGGAACGAGACGCCGGCTCGAGTCACCGATTCGATCCCGGGCCGGCGGGTCGCTCGTCGAAGCCGTGTCGGAACGCGACCCAGCCGATCCCAGAGAGAAACAGCATCGGCGGGAGGACGGCGAACGCCCACAGCGGGTCCAGCCCCCAGCGGAGCAAGAGTCCGAGATTCACCAGCCCGATCGCGAGAAACGGCGCGACGTAGCGGGCCGCTCGGCGACGATCGCCCGTCTCGTCGGTCGACAACGGCGACTCCGACGGCTCGCTGGACATATCCGAGCCGTCAACCCCGCGAGACATAAGCAGTTGTGCCGATTCCGAGAACACTCATGAACGCGAACCGATCCGATTCGACGGCCGACCGTACCGATTCCGGCGACAGCGAGTCCGATGCCAGCGATACCACCGCGGACGAGGAGATTCCCGTCTGGCTCGTCGAGCGAACGTACGGTGACGACGAACTCAACCTCATCATCCTCGTCTACGCCACTGAGGACGGCCAGCGGTACCACCGTCGCGAGCGCGCGTTGACCAGCTTTACCGGCCCCGCTCGAGAAACGAGTGCCGGCTTACGCGTCTCACCCGATGCGCTTGGGACCGTCGACGATCCGACGACTCGGGAGCGCTACGCGGAGGAAGCATCGCGGATGGCGGAGCAACATGATCCGGCCGACAGCGTCTAGAAACTCGAATGACCATCGACTTGGCCGCGGACGCTTGACGTGTTCATCAAAGTTCAAGCCCCGGCCGGTCCACGATAACTATAATGTTCGATCCCGACGAACTCGAGGAGATCCGTGCCAGCAAGGAGGAGTGGCACGAGGCGAAAGTCGAACCGGTGCTCGATCGGTTCGGTGAGCGCAAGGAAACGTTCACAACCGATACGGGCGGTCAGGAGGTCGATCGGCTCTATACGCCCGACGATGTGGGCGATCTCGACTACGAGGAGGATCTGGGTAATCCGGGCGAACCGCCGTACACGCGCGGCGTCTACTCAACGGGGTACCGCGGTCGGCTCTGGACGATGCGCCAGTACGCCGGCTTCTCGACGCCGGAGGACACCAACGAGCGCTATCACTACCTGCTCGACGAGGGGCAGACCGGGCTCTCGATGGCCTTCGACCTGCCGACTCAGATGGGGTACGACTCCGACGCCTCCATGGCCGCAGGCGAGGTGGGGAAGGCCGGCGTCGCGATCGACTCGCTCTCCGACATGGAGACCGTCTTCGATGGTATTCCGCTGGACGAGGTCTCCACGTCGATGACGATCAACGCGCCGGCGTCGGTGCTGCTGGCGATGTACATCGCGGTCGGGGACCAGCAGGGTGTCGACCGGGAGGAACTTCGGGGGACGATCCAGAACGATATCCTGAAGGAATACATCGCACGCAATACCTACATCTACCCGCCGGAATCGTCGATGCGGATCATCACCGACATCTTCGAGTTCTGCGCCGAGGAAACGCCCAAATTCAACACCATCTCGATCTCGGGCTATCACATCCGCGAGGCCGGCTCGACGGCCGCACAGGAACTCGCCTTCACGCTGGGAGACGGGATCGAATACGTCGAGACGGCGATCGAGGCCGGCCTCGACGTCGACGATTTCGCGCCACAGCTCTCTTTCTTCTTCAACGGCCACAACAACATCTTCGAGGAGGTCGCCAAGTTCCGTGCGGCCCGCCGGATGTGGCACGACATCATCGACGAGCGCTTCGATGCGGATGATCCGAAGTCCAAACAGCTCAAGTTCCACACCCAGACCGCTGGCTCGATGCTGACCGCCCAGCAGATCGAGAACAACGTCGTCCGCGTCGCCTACCAGGCGTTGGCGGCCGTCCTCGGCGGCACCCAGAGTCTGCATACGAACGGGAAAGACGAGGCACTTGCCCTGCCGACCGAGGAGTCCGTCCGGACGGCGCTACGGACCCAGCAGATCCTCGGCCACGAGTCCGGCGCTGCTGACACAATCGACCCGCTCGCAGGCAGTTACTACGTCGAATCCCTAACTGACGACGTCGAGGAAGAGGCCTACGAGATCATGGACGAGGTCGACGACCGCGGCGGCATGCTCGAGGCCGTCGAGCAACAGTGGGTCCAGCGCCAGATTCAGGACACGGCCTTCGACCGACAGAAGGAGATCGAGGACAAAGAGCGGATCATCGTCGGCGTTAACGAGTTCGAAGTCGACGAAGACCCACAGATGGACGTCGAGGGAGTCACCGAGGAAGACCAGCAGCGCCAGATCGATAGCCTCGAGGGGACCCGCGAGGAGCGCGACGACGAGGCGGTCGATGCGGCCCTCGAGGCGCTTCGCGACGCGGCACGGAGCGACCAGAATCTGATGCCGTACATTATCGACGCGGTCAAAGCGTACGCGACGGTCGGCGAGATCTGTAACGTTATGCGCGACGAGTTCGGGGAATACCAGCCCGGCGGCGCGATGTGAGCGACTGAACGCCAAATTTGTTCGGATAATACCGTCGATTCCGCTCGCATAATCCGATATTACACCCGCTCCCGTCCAGCGATTCGAAGACAACTCGCTATTGAGAAGGGAATTCGGGGGAACGGTCGGACCTGTTTATCCTCATATCGGGAGACGGCGCTGTCGTGAGCACAACATGAGCGAGCAACCCGACGAGCAATCGACCCCGATAACAGAGTCGTCCGACAACTATCCATCGGCATCCCGCCGTCGCGTGTTACAGGCCGCTGTAGCCGCGGGCGGAGTCGTCGGTCTGGGCAACATTGCACTCGCTCAGGAGACTCAGACGATAGAACTCGGCGGCGAAACAAGCGGTTGGCAAGGCGTCGCACCCGACGCCATCGCGGGCGAGACGAACCCGACGCTGGAACTCGAAGAGGGGACCACGTACGAAGTCACGTGGGAGAATCTCGACGGTGCTGCGCACAACTTCGTCATCGTCGATAGCGAGGGTGGGGAACTCGAGCGGACGGAGCTCATGAGTGAGCAGGGCGAGACCCAGACGCTCGAGTTCGAGGCGACGAGCGAGATGGCGGAGTACTACTGTGAACCGCACCGGGCGACGATGCGAGGGGATATCTCGATCGGCGGCGGCAACGGAGGTGGGGCACAAGAGGAGCCGGCAGACGGCCAAGCACAGGGTTTCTTCCAGTCGGGGACGGAAATCGGCGTCCAGACCATCGCGGAGGGAATGACCGCGCCGACGGATATGGCGGTCGCCGACGAGGATCAGAATCGCTACTTCGTCACTGACCAGACTGGCGAGCTCTGGGTCGTCACCGACGACGGGCTACAGGACGAGCCGTTCCTCGACGTCAGCGATCGGCTGGTCGAGCTCGGGACGTTCGCAGGCGACTATGCCGACCAGAACCAGGACTACGACGAGCGAGGGCTGCTTGGGATCGAGTTCCACCCCGAGTTCTCGGAGAACGGACAGTTCTATGTCCACTACAGCGCACCGCCGAACGATGAGACGCCGGATGGCTGGAGCCACGTTGAAGTCGTCTCCGAGTTCCAGGCGACCGACGATATGAGTCAGGGCGATCCCGAGTCGGAGCGAGTCCTGATGGAGTTCCAGAAGCCCCAGTACAACCACGACTCCGGGCCGATGGCGTTCGGGCCCGACGGCTACCTCTACGTTCCGATGGGCGACGGTGGCGGCGCGAACGACAATATGGAGGGCCACGTCGACGACTGGTACGATGGCAACGAAGGTGGGAACGGGCAGGACGTCAGCGAAAATCTGTTGGGAAGCGTTCTTCGCGTCGACGTCGACAGTGAGGGTGAGGACCAGCCGTACGGGATTCCCGAGGACAATCCGCTGGTCGATTCTGACGAGGGGCTCGACGAACACTACGCGTGGGGCTTCCGTAACCCGTTCGGCATCTCGTTCGACAGCGAGGACCGACTGTTCGTCGCCGATGCCGGTCAGGACTTGTTCGAAGAAGCAAACACCGTCGAGTCGGGCGGCAACTACGGCTGGAACGTCAAGGAAGGAACCCACTGCTTCAGCACGGACAGCCCGAGCCAGCCGCCGGAGGACTGTCCGGACTCGGCTCCCGATGAGCCGCCGTACGACGGCCAGGAGCTTCAGGACCCGATCGTCGAGTATCCACACATCTACCAAGAGGAAATGGTCGGTATCGTGATCGTCGGCGGTCACGTCTACGAAGCCGGGCAGGTCGGGGGTCTGGATGGAAAGTACATTTTCGGTGACTGGACGTCCGATCCGTCCCGCGAAGAGCCGGCAGGCCGACTCCTCGCCGCCTCGGATTCCGACGGTGGCGGGGCCGAACCGATGGATGGCGAGGGCGGCGGGAACGAGACGGCCGACATGAACGAGACAGCCGGTGGGAACGAAACGACCGACATGAACGAGACAGCCGGTGGGAACGAAACGGTCGACATGAACGAGACAGCCGGTGGGAACGAAACAACCGCCGGAAACGAAACGGCACCCGACGCGGGCGGAGGGGGCGAGGAACAGGTGGTCCCGCGAGATGATCTCTGGGACATGGAAGAACTGCAGGTCGCGGGCACCGAAGATGGATCCTTCCCCTACTTCGTCCGAATGTTCGGCCAGGACGACGAGGGGAACGTGTACGTGCTCGCAAACCGGGAAGGAACTCCGACGGGTGACACGGGTACAGTCATGCAGATCGTCCCACCGGGCGAGGGAGACTCCCTCTCGATGCCCGGCGGAGGCGGCGAAGCCGCCCCCGAGGAGCAGGAAACCGACGAGAACGCGACGGAAGACACTCAGGACGAGCCGATCGACGAGGGCAACGAGACCGCGGACAACGAAACCGAGATGAACGACAACGCAACCGACGACAACGCGACCGACGGCGCGTAACAGCTCGAGTCTCCACCCTCGAGTGGAACGCGATTCACTCGTGCTATCGGCGATTTTCCGTGCCATCGACGGGTTTGGCGACTTGCACTCGAGAGAGCGTTTACGGCGATTCCACAGCGGCCGGTTCGGAACCCCGCCGAGGAGTGCCGGTCTCTGACAGTCGTTTCTCGCCGGCCCGACCTTGATGCTGGATGACAGCGAATCCCCGTCTATGAGCACGAATACGACGACCGGAACCATCATCGCACAGGGGGCCGAGATACCGGCGCTCGGACTCGGTACCGCAGGCATGTCCGGCGGCGACTGTCAGCGGGCCGTCGAAACCGCGCTCGCGGTCGGCTACCGCCATATCGACACCGCCCAGCTGTACGACAACGAGGCTGCGGTCGGCCGAGGGATCGCCGAGAGCGAGGTCGACCGCGAGGACGTCTTCGTCGTGACGAAGGTCCATCCCGACGACGCCGCTCCCGCTGACGTGTGTGAATCCACAGAACGAAGCCTCGAGCGGCTCGAACTCCAGACCATCGACCTGCTCCTGTTACATGGGCCAAGCGACGAGGCACCGCTCGCGGCGACCATCGGTGCGATGAACGACTGCCAGCACGACGGGCTGGTCGACCACATCGGGATCAGCAATTTCGGGATCGAGGGACTCGAGGACGCGATTGACTGTTCCGAGACGCCGATCGTCACGAATCAGGTGAAGTATCATCCGTACCATCAGCCGGACGACCTCATCGCGTACTGTCTCGAGAACGAGATCCTCCTGACGGCGTACAGCCCGCTCGCGGAGGGGTCCGTCGTCGGTGACGAACGGTTGGCGTCGATCGGCGAGCCGTACGGCAAGTCAGCCGCACAGGTGGCCCTGCGATGGCTGATCCAGCACCCCTACGTCGCGGCGATCCCGAAGGCGGCGAGTCGGGAACACATCGAGGCGAACGCGGACGTTTTCGACTTCGAACTCTCGGCAGAGGAGATGCGCGCGGTGTTCGAACTCAACGGTGGGCTTTCAGATCGGCTGGCCGCGCAGATGGGACTATAGTAGCCGCTGAAACGATTTATACACTGATCGCACAGCTGTCATTCGATCAGATGTGCAGTGACTTTCAGCGGCTACTATAGCGTGACGGCTACGCAGTAGTGAGTCGCTCATCGCGAGCGCGATTCGAACACCACGAAAAATCATAACAGTAACACGGCCGCCCCGAGCAGTATAACCCGATGCATTTCGATCACGCCGGGATTGCGACCGACGACGCGGCGGACCTCGCAGCACTGTACAGCGACCTCTTCGGCCTTGAGGTCGCCCACGAGGAGGAGTTCGATGGCATGCACGTCGTTTTCCTCGACTGTGGCGACGGATATCTCGAACTGCTCGAGCCGCTCGAGGAGGGCACGATTTCGCGATACATCGAGGACAACGGGGCGGGAATCCACCACCTCGCGCTCGCGACCGACGACATCGAGGGTGCTCTCGAGACGGTCCGCGACCGCGACGTGGCGCTGATCGACGAGGAGCCGCGACCGGGGGCGTGGGGCCACTCAGTGGCGTTCCTCCATCCGAAGGACACAGGCGGAATCCTGATCGAACTCGTCGAACACTGACCGGCGCGTCGCCTACTCGCTCGCCGGAGACTCGGCCGTAGTTATTTGCCGTATCTCGTCACGGGTCTCGTGGCGGACCGCGACGGTGTCTGGATATCGCCCCTCGAGATCGATTTGCGCGTTGTAGCTGACGGTGCCGAGACAGTCGACGCAGTTGTCGGCGTCCTGTTCGCCGACGGCGACGGTGACTGTGAGACGATCGCGACCCTCGTCGTAGGCCGTCTCAGCAAGCGAGAGGTCGTGACAGGGCGTCGGCGTTCCGATATCGCCCGCTACGACGACGGTTTCGCCCGTGAATTCGACGCTGGCTCGGTCGCCGTCCGTTCGGTCTGCACACTGCCCCTCGTCGACCGCGAGCGATGCGTCGACAACGTCAGGAACCGGACAGGAAATCGTGGTTGAGGTCGACTCCGTCCCGATGCCGGTCTCGCGGAGCGTGATGTTCATTTGGGATCGGGTGCAGTCGAACGGCCGCCGGCTGACGCTGTCGGCAACGGTCGACTCGCTCGTGCCGTCATCACTGCTGGTCGTGACGGTGACCGCGTACGACCGCGGCTCGACGAGGACGATCGTGATCCCCTCGCCCGCCGCAAGGTCGAGATCCCGCTCGAGTAGCGTTCCCCCATCGCCGCTTTCAGCGGCATCACCGTCTCCGTCGTCCTCACTGTCTCCGTCGTCCTCACTGTCTCCGTCGTCCTCGATGTCTTCGTCAGTCGTGATCGCGACGGAAATCGTTCGGTCCGTTTCGCCTTCGTTGCGGAGCTCAAGTTCGTGTGGGGGATGTGCGGGAAGGAACGGAACCTCGTCCGGATCGCCGACCGTGATCGCGTCCGCCGATTCCGATCCAGTGTCTCTCTGATCGGTCCCGTCGCTCGAGTTGGCACCAGCGTCGTCATCGTCGGTCCCGGAACGGTCCGTCTGGAGGCGCTCGAACGTCGAACCTGTACAGCCGGCTAGTCCACAGAGCGCGCCGGTGGTGCCGGCGAGGAGGTCGCGTCGTCGCATACGAGATTCCACCACGATGGGGAATAAACACCTTTGTCAGGCGCTCTAACCTGTATTTAGTCGAGACTATCAGGGATTCCGGGGCAGGCAAATGTCACGGCTTTACTGAACCCGTCGCGCGTCTACGTCGGTTTATGAGTAGCCTATTGCAGCGGGAGAACCAGCGCAGTAGCGACAGCGAACCGCTCCGTCGATCGGAGACGGACGAGGGATCGATCGTCGCAAGCGGAGTGTTTCGGCTCGCACGCGTCCTGTTCGGTGCCGTCCTCGCGTTCATGGCGACTGACAACCTTCGGAACCTCGAGGGGCGAATCCAGTACGCCGAGTCGAAGAACGCGCCGGTCCCGTCGCTGTCAGTTCCGGCGATCAGCGGTGGTCTCCTGTTTGGGAGTCTCGGGATCGCACTGTGGCGCGTTCCCGCCGCGTCTGCCGCTGCGGTCGCGTCATTTTTCGCGGGCGTCACGCCCCTGATGCACGACTTCTGGAACGTGGACGATCCCGAAGAGAAACAACAGCAGATCATCGAGTTTTCGAAGAACACCGCGTTGCTGGGAGCGGCGCTCGCCTTCCTGCAACTGGGCCGATCCCAGAATTCCCGGGAGTGAATCCATTCGGTCAGCGACTTGAGCACGGTCCAGTTTCGCCGATCAGTTCGAGCGTCAGCCGAAGTTCTCAATTAGCGCCTCATCGGAATCGCCGCCAGCGTCCTCGATCGCATCGGCGACGAACGTGACGAAGCCGTCGAAGCCGAACGCGTAGAGCTGGCCCGCCTCGCGGTGGGTCGCGATCGCGTCCGCCAGGTCGTCGTCAGCGTCCTGGTCGACGAATACGACCGTCGCGCCTGCGTCCGTGAGCGCCTCGAGCCGATCGGTGTGGGCTGGTTCGTCGGCCTGATAGATTACCACGGCGTCGTGGCCTGCGTCGTGGGCCGCTTCAGCGACTGCGACCGATGGGCCGATCCCCGGGCCGCCGGCGACTGCGACGATATCGTCCTCGCCGTCGTAGGCGATTCGACCGAACGGCCCCTCGATATGAACGGTCTCGCCGCCCTCGAGTTCGGCGAGCCACGGCGAGAGGTCGCCGTCGGGATCCACGCCCACGGTGAGTTCGAACGTCTCGCCGACGGACGGCGACGAGAGCGTGTAGTGGCGCGAGAGTACCTCGTCGTCGGGTGCTGCTCGAAGCAAGACGAACTGACCCGGTTGGGCGTCGAACCCGTCTGGCGTCTCGAGTGCGATCGCGACGGTATCAGGACCGACTTCGCTGACCGATTCGACGGTGACTGGCGTCCCTTCCATGACGAATCCGTTCGGCGGCTGATTGAAAAGGCGTTCCGTTCCGTCTACGACGCCGGTTCGACTTCAGATCCGGAACGCGCGAAAACTATCTCTCGGCTCGGTCATACGTTCGCTCCGTTGTCGGTTTCTTTCCCCCGATAACCGAGTCTCCACAATTAATAACACCGGCCAGCTGTTTTTCTCTATACCGAACATATCAGCCACTGTTGCGGTGGCAGGTTGGGGTTTCAGAAGCCTTTTCATTTATGGGGGGCAAGGCTCAGCATAACATGGCTGAGGACCTCAACTGGGCGGTCGGAGGCGAAGCCGGGGACGGCATCGACTCCACGGGTAAGATCTTCGCTCAGGCACTCGCCCGAGCCGGACGGCACGTATTCACCTCGAAAGACTTCGCGTCGCGGATCCGCGGTGGCTACACAGCTTACAAGATCCGCACCTCCGTCAACAAGGTCCAGAGTGTTGTCGATCGACTCGACATTCTGGTCGCGCTCACCCAGCGCACGATTGACGAGAACTTAGACGAGCTCCACGAGGGCAGTGCAATCATCTACGACGGCGAGCGCTCCTGGGATGCCGAAATTCCCGACGAGATGACCGCCGTCGACGTCCCGCTGAAGTCGCTGGCTGAGGAAGCCGGCGGCGCGATTATGCGAAACATCGTCGCGCTCGGTGCCGCGTGTGAGATCACCGGCTTCGACGTCGAGTACCTCGACGAAGCCCTCGAGAAGCGCTTCGGTGGCAAGGGCTCGAAGATCGTCGAGAACAACAAGGAGGCCGCCCGGGCGGGTCAGGAGTACGTCCAGGAGAACTACGACCTGGATCACCTCGGCTACAACATCGACACGACCGACAACGATTACGTCTTACTCAACGGCAACGAGGCGATCGGGATGGGCGCACTCGCGGCTGGCTGTCGGTTCTATGCCGGCTACCCGATCACGCCCGCAACGTCGATCATGGAGTATCTGACGGAGCGTATCGAGGACTACGGTGGCCACGTCGTTCAGGCGGAAGACGAGTTATCAGCGGTCAACATGTCACTCGGGGCCGCGCGTGCCGGTGCCCGATCGATGACCGCGACGTCGGGAGCCGGAATCGACCTCATGACCGAGACCTTCGGTCTGGTCGCGACCAGCGAGACGCCACTGGTCATCGCCGACGTCCAGCGCTCCGGTCCATCCACGGGGATGCCGACGAAGCAGGAACAGGGCGACCTTAATATGGCGCTGTACGGCGGCCACGGCGAGGTCCCGCGGTTTGTCGTCGCCCCCACGTCGATCACCGAGTGTTTCTGGAAGACTGTCGAGGCGTTCAATCTCGCCGAGAAGTACCAGACGCCGGTCTTCCTGGTCTCTGACCTGGCGATGTCGGTCACCGAGCAGACGTTCCCGCCGGAGGCCTTCGACATGGACGAGGTCGAGATCGATCGCGGCAAGCTCGTCGAGGACGACGAGGTCGACGAGTGGCTCGACGCACAGGGTCACTTCCGCGCTCACGCCGTCACCGAGGACGGTGTCAGCCCGCGTGCCATCCCCGGCACGACCGACGCCGCCCACATGTCCACCGGCCTCGAGCACGACGAGCTCGGCCGTCGGACGGAGGAAGAGGACGAGCGCGTCCACCAGGTCGACAAGCGAAACCGCAAGGTCGAGACCGCACAGAACGAAGAGGACTGGGACTACCGGGAGTTCGGCGACCCCGACGCCGACAACCTCATCATCTCGTGGGGGTCGAACGAAGGTGCACTCATCGAAGCGCTCGACTACCTCGAGGAGGACGGTATCGACGTGCGCGTCATCTCGGTGCCATACATCTTCCCGCGACCAAACCTGACCGAGGAGATCGAGGCTGCCGCCGACACGATCGTCGTCGAGTGTAACGCGACCGGGCAGTTCGCCGACGTGATCGAACACGACGTGCTTACCCGTGTCAAGCGTATTAACAAGTACACAGGCGTCCGCTTCAAGGCGGACGAACTCGCGGACGATATCACCGACAAACTCACCGAGGAGGTACCAGCATAATGAGCTCCGACGTACGATTCACCGACTTCAAGTCCGACAAGCAGCCGACGTGGTGTCCCGGATGCGGCGACTTCGGGACGATGAACGGCATGATGAAAGCCCTCGCGAACACCGGCAACGATCCCGACAACACCTTCGTGGTGGCCGGGATCGGTTGTTCCGGTAAGATCGGGACCTACATGCACAGCTACGCCCTCCACGGGGTTCACGGCCGTGCACTCCCGGTCGGGACCGGCGTCAAGATGGCCCGTCCCGACATCGAGGTCATGGTCGCC
This genomic stretch from Natrinema sp. SYSU A 869 harbors:
- a CDS encoding FAD-dependent oxidoreductase, translated to MEGTPVTVESVSEVGPDTVAIALETPDGFDAQPGQFVLLRAAPDDEVLSRHYTLSSPSVGETFELTVGVDPDGDLSPWLAELEGGETVHIEGPFGRIAYDGEDDIVAVAGGPGIGPSVAVAEAAHDAGHDAVVIYQADEPAHTDRLEALTDAGATVVFVDQDADDDLADAIATHREAGQLYAFGFDGFVTFVADAIEDAGGDSDEALIENFG
- a CDS encoding PQQ-dependent sugar dehydrogenase, whose translation is MSEQPDEQSTPITESSDNYPSASRRRVLQAAVAAGGVVGLGNIALAQETQTIELGGETSGWQGVAPDAIAGETNPTLELEEGTTYEVTWENLDGAAHNFVIVDSEGGELERTELMSEQGETQTLEFEATSEMAEYYCEPHRATMRGDISIGGGNGGGAQEEPADGQAQGFFQSGTEIGVQTIAEGMTAPTDMAVADEDQNRYFVTDQTGELWVVTDDGLQDEPFLDVSDRLVELGTFAGDYADQNQDYDERGLLGIEFHPEFSENGQFYVHYSAPPNDETPDGWSHVEVVSEFQATDDMSQGDPESERVLMEFQKPQYNHDSGPMAFGPDGYLYVPMGDGGGANDNMEGHVDDWYDGNEGGNGQDVSENLLGSVLRVDVDSEGEDQPYGIPEDNPLVDSDEGLDEHYAWGFRNPFGISFDSEDRLFVADAGQDLFEEANTVESGGNYGWNVKEGTHCFSTDSPSQPPEDCPDSAPDEPPYDGQELQDPIVEYPHIYQEEMVGIVIVGGHVYEAGQVGGLDGKYIFGDWTSDPSREEPAGRLLAASDSDGGGAEPMDGEGGGNETADMNETAGGNETTDMNETAGGNETVDMNETAGGNETTAGNETAPDAGGGGEEQVVPRDDLWDMEELQVAGTEDGSFPYFVRMFGQDDEGNVYVLANREGTPTGDTGTVMQIVPPGEGDSLSMPGGGGEAAPEEQETDENATEDTQDEPIDEGNETADNETEMNDNATDDNATDGA
- a CDS encoding GNAT family N-acetyltransferase gives rise to the protein MYVRDAKNREEVWLLDHIESMGLDETAFRSRDYVVAIDEESGEKAGFGRIRIHKTDEDSANVCELTSIGVLEGWRGQGVGAHIIERLVEYASDEGFDTVYVLTSEGAYLAQFGFQRIEESNLPAALRERLEDKREGVDPDAVPLAIDVAEFRMPEELREAFKRAPEGRDEADDEESPEDFGIDPDSATYKYDTGR
- the mce gene encoding methylmalonyl-CoA epimerase is translated as MHFDHAGIATDDAADLAALYSDLFGLEVAHEEEFDGMHVVFLDCGDGYLELLEPLEEGTISRYIEDNGAGIHHLALATDDIEGALETVRDRDVALIDEEPRPGAWGHSVAFLHPKDTGGILIELVEH
- a CDS encoding aldo/keto reductase — translated: MSTNTTTGTIIAQGAEIPALGLGTAGMSGGDCQRAVETALAVGYRHIDTAQLYDNEAAVGRGIAESEVDREDVFVVTKVHPDDAAPADVCESTERSLERLELQTIDLLLLHGPSDEAPLAATIGAMNDCQHDGLVDHIGISNFGIEGLEDAIDCSETPIVTNQVKYHPYHQPDDLIAYCLENEILLTAYSPLAEGSVVGDERLASIGEPYGKSAAQVALRWLIQHPYVAAIPKAASREHIEANADVFDFELSAEEMRAVFELNGGLSDRLAAQMGL
- a CDS encoding DoxX family protein; translated protein: MSSLLQRENQRSSDSEPLRRSETDEGSIVASGVFRLARVLFGAVLAFMATDNLRNLEGRIQYAESKNAPVPSLSVPAISGGLLFGSLGIALWRVPAASAAAVASFFAGVTPLMHDFWNVDDPEEKQQQIIEFSKNTALLGAALAFLQLGRSQNSRE
- a CDS encoding methylmalonyl-CoA mutase family protein, whose translation is MFDPDELEEIRASKEEWHEAKVEPVLDRFGERKETFTTDTGGQEVDRLYTPDDVGDLDYEEDLGNPGEPPYTRGVYSTGYRGRLWTMRQYAGFSTPEDTNERYHYLLDEGQTGLSMAFDLPTQMGYDSDASMAAGEVGKAGVAIDSLSDMETVFDGIPLDEVSTSMTINAPASVLLAMYIAVGDQQGVDREELRGTIQNDILKEYIARNTYIYPPESSMRIITDIFEFCAEETPKFNTISISGYHIREAGSTAAQELAFTLGDGIEYVETAIEAGLDVDDFAPQLSFFFNGHNNIFEEVAKFRAARRMWHDIIDERFDADDPKSKQLKFHTQTAGSMLTAQQIENNVVRVAYQALAAVLGGTQSLHTNGKDEALALPTEESVRTALRTQQILGHESGAADTIDPLAGSYYVESLTDDVEEEAYEIMDEVDDRGGMLEAVEQQWVQRQIQDTAFDRQKEIEDKERIIVGVNEFEVDEDPQMDVEGVTEEDQQRQIDSLEGTREERDDEAVDAALEALRDAARSDQNLMPYIIDAVKAYATVGEICNVMRDEFGEYQPGGAM
- a CDS encoding 2-oxoacid:acceptor oxidoreductase subunit alpha translates to MAEDLNWAVGGEAGDGIDSTGKIFAQALARAGRHVFTSKDFASRIRGGYTAYKIRTSVNKVQSVVDRLDILVALTQRTIDENLDELHEGSAIIYDGERSWDAEIPDEMTAVDVPLKSLAEEAGGAIMRNIVALGAACEITGFDVEYLDEALEKRFGGKGSKIVENNKEAARAGQEYVQENYDLDHLGYNIDTTDNDYVLLNGNEAIGMGALAAGCRFYAGYPITPATSIMEYLTERIEDYGGHVVQAEDELSAVNMSLGAARAGARSMTATSGAGIDLMTETFGLVATSETPLVIADVQRSGPSTGMPTKQEQGDLNMALYGGHGEVPRFVVAPTSITECFWKTVEAFNLAEKYQTPVFLVSDLAMSVTEQTFPPEAFDMDEVEIDRGKLVEDDEVDEWLDAQGHFRAHAVTEDGVSPRAIPGTTDAAHMSTGLEHDELGRRTEEEDERVHQVDKRNRKVETAQNEEDWDYREFGDPDADNLIISWGSNEGALIEALDYLEEDGIDVRVISVPYIFPRPNLTEEIEAAADTIVVECNATGQFADVIEHDVLTRVKRINKYTGVRFKADELADDITDKLTEEVPA